A stretch of DNA from Myxococcales bacterium:
CGCGCCCGTAACCGCCGGAGGGACCGACCGTGCGCGTCGCGATGTACTACAGCAACCGGGACGTGCGAATCGAGGAGCAGCCGAAGCCGGTGATCGGCCCCGGCGAAATCCTGCTGCGCGTCCACGCCAGCGGCATCTGCGGCTCGGACGTGATGGAATGGTACCGCCGCGACAAGGTGCCGCTCGTGCTGGGCCACGAGGTGGCGGGCGAGGTGGCCGAGGTCGGTGAGGGCGTGACGGCCTGGCAGGTCGGCGACCGCATCGCGGCCAGCCATCACGTGCCGTGCCACACCTGCCACTATTGCCGCACCGGCCATCCGACGGCTTGCGAAACGCTGCACCGCACCAAGTTTTATCCGGGCGGCTTCGCCGAGTACGTGCGCCTGCCGGCGATCAACGTCGACCGCGGCGTCTACCGCGTTCCCGACGGGCTGTCGTACGTCGAGGCGTCGTTCGCCGAGCCGTTGGCCTGTGTCCTGCGCGGTCAGAACAAGATCGGCATTCCGCCCGGCGCCAGCGTCCTGGTGATCGGCGTCGGCGTCTCCGGCCTGATGCACGTCGAACTGGCGCGCGCCCTGGGCGCCGGCCGAATCTTCGCTACCGACCTCTCGCCCTACCGGCTGGAACAGGCAGCGCGGTTCGGCGCGACGGCTACGTTCACGGCGGCGGAGTACGACGCGGCAAAGCTGCGGGCGCTCAACGACGGCCGGCTGGCCGACCGCGTCATCGTCACGTCCGGCGCGGGCGCGGCGATTCAGCAGGGGCTGGATTCGGCCGAGCGCGGAGCGACGGTGCTGGTCTTCGCGCCGACCGACGAGGGCGTGAAATTCCCGCTCGATATCAACCGCTTTTTCTGGCGGCTCGACCGCACGCTGACGACCACCTACGCCGGCGCGCCGGCTGACCACATCCAGGCGCTGGACCTGATCGCCGCCGGCCGTT
This window harbors:
- a CDS encoding alcohol dehydrogenase catalytic domain-containing protein; its protein translation is MYYSNRDVRIEEQPKPVIGPGEILLRVHASGICGSDVMEWYRRDKVPLVLGHEVAGEVAEVGEGVTAWQVGDRIAASHHVPCHTCHYCRTGHPTACETLHRTKFYPGGFAEYVRLPAINVDRGVYRVPDGLSYVEASFAEPLACVLRGQNKIGIPPGASVLVIGVGVSGLMHVELARALGAGRIFATDLSPYRLEQAARFGATATFTAAEYDAAKLRALNDGRLADRVIVTSGAGAAIQQGLDSAERGATVLVFAPTDEGVKFPLDINRFFWRLDRTLTTTYAGAPADHIQALDLIAAGRFRARDMVTHVLPLARIQEGFALVARGDASLKVVIEPQE